The Urocitellus parryii isolate mUroPar1 chromosome 6, mUroPar1.hap1, whole genome shotgun sequence genome includes a window with the following:
- the LOC113182043 gene encoding LOW QUALITY PROTEIN: methylglutaconyl-CoA hydratase, mitochondrial (The sequence of the model RefSeq protein was modified relative to this genomic sequence to represent the inferred CDS: inserted 1 base in 1 codon; substituted 3 bases at 3 genomic stop codons): protein MNSSEVGPFVSKIRAEINDFANLPLPTTAAIDXAQGGGLKLAQACDTGVAASSAKMGLVKTKLAIIPGGGGTRXXSHAIRMSLAKELTFFVGVFDGQGQNQEADAIYRKTLDLAREFLPQETVAMREAKLAINQGMEVYLVTGLAIEXACYAQTIPTKDKLEGLLSSKEERPPHYKGK from the exons ATGAATTCCAGTGAAGTTGGTCCTTTTGTCTCCAAAATAAGAGCAGAAATTAATGACTTTGCCAATCTGCCATTGCCAACCACTGCAGCAATAG TTGCACAAGGTGGTGGTCTTAAATTGGCTCAAGCCTGTGATACAGGAGTAGCAGCTTCCTCTGCAAAAATGGGCCTTGTTAAAACAAAGTTGGCAATTATTCCTGGTGGAGGGGGAACTCGGTAATAATCACATGCCATCAGAATGTCCCTGGCCAAGGAGCTCACCTTCTTTGTGGGAGTCTTTGATGGCCAGGGACAGAACCAGGAGGCGGATGCTATCTACAGAAAGACTCTGGACCTGGCAAGAGAGTTTCTACCTCAGGAAACTGTTGCAATGAGAGAGGCAAAATTAGCAATTAATCAAGGAATGGAAGTTTATTTAGTAACAGGATTAGCCATAGAATAAGCATGTTACGCTCAAACCATTCCAACAAAAGACAAACTTGAAGGTCTTCTTTCTTCTAAAGAGGAAAGGCCCCCTCACtataaaggaaaatag